A genome region from Bacteroides sp. includes the following:
- a CDS encoding LytTR family DNA-binding domain-containing protein — MKVVIIEDEAFAALRLKKMILDYNPGIEILAELESVAESVKWFKSNPEPDLIFLDIHLEDDLSFAIFDQVNISSPVIFTTAFDEYAIKAFKLKSIDYLLKPIIHEELAAALKKYEQFSGLHKNQVDLQSLFNLLTNSEKKYRERFSISIGSKIKMIEVSEVAYFFVLDKGVYLRTFKGNTFNVDFTLEKLEEMLNPDSFFRINRKYLVNISSIANMVAYSRSRVKLELEPRADDEYETIVSIDRSAAFKKWLNN; from the coding sequence ATGAAAGTTGTAATCATAGAAGATGAAGCCTTTGCGGCTTTGCGATTAAAAAAGATGATCCTGGATTATAATCCAGGAATAGAAATATTGGCTGAACTCGAATCGGTGGCCGAGTCTGTAAAGTGGTTCAAATCAAACCCTGAACCAGATTTGATATTCCTGGATATCCACCTGGAAGACGACCTGAGTTTTGCCATTTTCGACCAGGTGAATATCTCCAGTCCGGTGATCTTCACCACCGCATTCGATGAATATGCCATAAAAGCTTTTAAGCTAAAGAGCATTGATTATCTGCTTAAGCCTATCATACATGAAGAGCTTGCTGCAGCCTTGAAGAAATATGAGCAATTCAGCGGTTTACACAAGAACCAGGTCGATTTGCAATCCCTTTTCAACCTGTTGACGAACAGTGAAAAAAAGTACCGGGAGCGGTTCTCCATTTCCATAGGGTCAAAGATCAAAATGATTGAGGTCAGCGAAGTTGCCTATTTTTTTGTTTTGGATAAAGGGGTTTACTTGCGAACCTTTAAGGGAAATACCTTCAACGTGGATTTCACCCTGGAAAAACTGGAAGAGATGCTTAATCCCGATTCCTTTTTCAGAATCAACAGGAAATACCTGGTTAATATTTCTTCCATCGCCAATATGGTTGCCTATTCCAGAAGCCGCGTCAAGCTGGAACTCGAGCCCAGGGCTGATGATGAATATGAGACCATCGTGAGCATTGACCGTTCGGCCGCTTTCAAGAAATGGCTAAATAATTAA
- a CDS encoding DUF5655 domain-containing protein, which produces MMDQATQTMIENLRKNTGQTLEEWIALVGKENLEKHGQIIKFLKEIHGFTHGFANLVALKAKGSDAASAGSPDELLEQQYKGKEHFRPLYEKLMAEIKSWGHDIEVAPKKAYVSLRRRKQFALLQPVTKMRFEVGIILKGQEASGKLEAITGANAMCTHKISLEGLDELDGEVFDWLRKAYDRAG; this is translated from the coding sequence ATGATGGACCAGGCAACCCAGACCATGATCGAAAACCTGCGCAAGAATACCGGCCAAACCCTGGAAGAGTGGATCGCCCTTGTCGGGAAGGAAAACCTTGAGAAGCACGGCCAGATCATAAAGTTTCTAAAGGAAATCCATGGCTTTACGCACGGCTTCGCCAATCTTGTGGCGCTTAAGGCTAAAGGCAGCGATGCCGCTTCTGCCGGCAGCCCGGACGAGCTGCTGGAACAGCAATACAAAGGCAAGGAGCATTTCAGGCCACTGTATGAAAAATTGATGGCTGAAATAAAAAGCTGGGGCCACGACATTGAGGTGGCGCCCAAAAAAGCCTATGTGAGCCTGAGACGCAGGAAACAGTTTGCGCTTTTACAGCCTGTCACCAAAATGCGCTTTGAGGTGGGCATCATCCTGAAAGGGCAGGAGGCTTCAGGGAAACTGGAAGCCATCACCGGGGCCAATGCCATGTGCACCCATAAGATCAGCCTGGAAGGCCTTGATGAGCTGGACGGGGAAGTCTTTGACTGGCTAAGGAAAGCCTACGACAGGGCAGGATAA